In bacterium, a single genomic region encodes these proteins:
- a CDS encoding alpha/beta hydrolase — translation MLFSLNVSYCQTADTAQAVQEKIIRTSDGVDLLVRIKGSGPPCLFVHGGPGTGCHWIEKISDGLLERHFRMIYLDQRGAERSTSPQDSNYSLEREIEDFEQVRRELGIERWLTMGHSFGGLLQTGYALRHPEVQQGMIMLNCSLDLNASMTGNWIPKACEFLGVTNPDSFFSAEASTQERLNKLVGMLQERDIFWKMGFASPEGEETVDGCAGDIPDRNVDAQQGMMLTRDYWENFKPATSGIEAPVLFISGKTDWMAGPDNYEGVKFPNMLLWESQVGHTILLENRPDLDKALTTFTAKYKF, via the coding sequence GTGCTTTTTTCCCTGAACGTTTCCTATTGCCAGACCGCCGACACGGCCCAGGCCGTGCAGGAGAAAATAATCCGCACCTCGGACGGAGTGGACCTGCTGGTGCGGATCAAGGGCAGCGGCCCGCCCTGCCTGTTCGTGCACGGCGGCCCAGGCACGGGCTGCCACTGGATAGAGAAAATATCCGACGGTCTGCTGGAACGGCATTTCCGGATGATTTATCTGGACCAGCGTGGCGCGGAAAGGTCCACCAGCCCGCAGGACAGCAACTACTCTCTGGAGCGCGAAATAGAGGATTTCGAGCAGGTGCGCCGCGAGCTGGGTATCGAGCGCTGGCTCACCATGGGGCACTCGTTCGGCGGGCTGCTGCAGACCGGCTATGCCCTGCGTCATCCCGAGGTGCAGCAGGGGATGATAATGCTCAACTGTTCGCTGGACCTGAACGCAAGTATGACCGGCAACTGGATCCCCAAGGCCTGCGAGTTTCTTGGCGTCACGAACCCGGACAGCTTTTTCAGTGCTGAGGCCTCCACCCAGGAACGGCTGAACAAGCTGGTCGGCATGCTTCAGGAACGGGACATTTTCTGGAAAATGGGTTTCGCCTCTCCCGAGGGCGAGGAGACGGTCGACGGTTGCGCCGGGGATATCCCGGACCGCAACGTGGACGCTCAACAGGGCATGATGCTGACCCGGGACTACTGGGAGAATTTCAAGCCCGCCACCAGCGGGATCGAGGCGCCGGTGCTGTTCATCAGCGGCAAAACCGACTGGATGGCCGGACCGGACAATTACGAAGGGGTGAAATTCCCGAACATGCTGCTCTGGGAAAGCCAGGTGGGACACACCATTCTGCTGGAGAACCGTCCGGACCTGGATAAGGCCCTGACCACTTTCACAGCCAAATACAAGTTCTGA
- a CDS encoding FapA family protein, protein MAEQKENNTGHPPSPPERAAAEGEAELHLELSNDSMEAYLTIQPVGDSVHVVPERIRQELHLKGITFGLREELLSDPARLRPSDRIPIASGVLPVEGEDGRLEYLLPIERPGRVSMNDRLARIIPPKPGRAGTDVLGRSVPPQEPLPARLPKLFNVSPDPSDESFLVAQVDGYMTADPVELRVTPFFVLEPGEDEFEASVRVQRPLAPGDYSESDLREFLRDHGVVFGLREEGIREIFDQGMYGQDVLIAEGVPPVDGKDGVLHYFFETEVLPRVDEDGNVDYKNISLIHNVRKGDPLVEAIAPIPGKEGCTVYGRKSQPRNGTAVNLTAGKNMEFDPERSNLIVAGIDGCVRLRGKNLELEPVFAVKDDVDYTTGNIDFVGSVKVGKTVLSGFRVAARKDVEVGGVVEDALVESGGDVMIKFGFTGRGKGTIRARGQVHALFCENETIEAEGDIVIADYIMNSKVSTAGMLSVVGKNGVIVGGLTVAARGVEAKTLGNRNYLPTHVIAGVNKKLSEESEKLKEHVALLTDKIDRIAVVIRKYKQAKLLKCEIDKQQEQQVFLLARLKKEKEEDRIELNHQIEKLNERLQEYRQAKVKVFGAVYPGVTVTIFDRSLKLTEAFKAVCFQYGEDAVLAVPLVAGKEESEMDAIFKPAPEGKEPQRAQEGNSTA, encoded by the coding sequence ATGGCTGAGCAGAAGGAAAATAATACCGGTCATCCGCCGAGTCCCCCGGAGAGAGCTGCCGCCGAGGGCGAGGCCGAGCTGCACCTGGAGCTCAGCAACGACAGCATGGAGGCCTACCTCACGATCCAGCCGGTCGGCGACAGCGTGCATGTGGTGCCCGAGCGTATCCGTCAGGAGCTGCACCTGAAAGGGATCACTTTCGGCCTCCGTGAGGAGCTGCTGTCCGACCCGGCTCGGTTGCGGCCTTCCGACAGGATACCGATCGCCTCCGGCGTGCTGCCGGTGGAGGGCGAGGACGGGCGCCTGGAGTACCTTCTGCCCATCGAGCGGCCCGGCCGGGTGAGCATGAACGACCGTCTGGCCCGGATAATCCCGCCCAAGCCGGGGCGCGCGGGCACGGATGTGCTGGGCAGGAGCGTCCCCCCGCAGGAGCCGCTGCCGGCCCGGCTCCCCAAGCTGTTCAACGTCTCCCCGGATCCCTCGGACGAGTCTTTCCTGGTGGCCCAGGTGGATGGCTACATGACCGCGGACCCGGTGGAGCTGCGGGTGACCCCGTTTTTCGTGCTCGAACCGGGGGAGGATGAGTTCGAGGCCTCTGTCCGGGTCCAGCGTCCGCTTGCACCGGGAGATTACAGCGAGAGCGACCTTCGGGAATTCCTGCGTGACCATGGCGTCGTGTTCGGCCTGCGGGAGGAGGGGATAAGGGAGATTTTCGACCAGGGGATGTACGGCCAGGATGTGTTGATCGCCGAGGGAGTGCCTCCGGTGGACGGCAAGGACGGCGTGCTGCACTACTTTTTCGAGACCGAGGTGCTGCCGAGAGTGGATGAGGACGGCAATGTCGATTACAAGAACATCAGCCTGATACACAACGTGCGCAAGGGCGACCCCCTGGTGGAGGCCATTGCGCCCATTCCTGGCAAAGAGGGCTGCACTGTGTACGGGAGGAAGAGCCAGCCCCGCAACGGGACTGCGGTCAACCTCACCGCGGGCAAGAACATGGAGTTCGACCCGGAGAGATCGAACCTGATTGTGGCCGGGATCGACGGGTGCGTGCGGCTGCGCGGCAAGAACCTGGAGCTGGAGCCGGTGTTCGCGGTCAAGGACGATGTGGATTACACCACCGGCAATATCGATTTCGTCGGCTCGGTGAAAGTGGGCAAGACCGTGCTGAGCGGGTTCCGGGTGGCCGCCCGCAAGGATGTGGAGGTGGGCGGTGTGGTGGAGGACGCGCTCGTGGAGTCGGGCGGGGACGTGATGATCAAGTTCGGCTTCACCGGCCGGGGCAAGGGGACAATCCGGGCCCGGGGCCAGGTGCACGCCCTGTTCTGCGAGAACGAGACCATCGAGGCCGAGGGCGACATTGTCATCGCCGATTACATCATGAACAGCAAAGTGTCCACCGCCGGGATGCTCTCCGTGGTGGGCAAGAACGGCGTGATTGTGGGCGGACTGACCGTGGCCGCGCGGGGGGTCGAGGCCAAGACTCTGGGCAACCGCAACTACCTTCCCACGCATGTGATAGCCGGGGTGAACAAGAAACTGAGCGAGGAGAGCGAAAAACTCAAGGAGCACGTGGCCCTGCTGACCGACAAGATCGACCGGATTGCGGTGGTGATACGCAAGTACAAGCAGGCCAAGCTGCTCAAATGCGAGATCGACAAGCAGCAGGAGCAGCAGGTGTTCCTGCTGGCGCGGCTGAAAAAGGAGAAAGAAGAGGATCGGATCGAGCTGAACCACCAGATCGAGAAGCTGAACGAGCGCCTGCAGGAGTACCGTCAGGCCAAGGTCAAGGTCTTCGGCGCGGTCTACCCCGGCGTCACTGTGACCATCTTCGACCGCAGCCTCAAGCTGACCGAGGCGTTCAAGGCGGTCTGCTTCCAGTACGGCGAGGATGCTGTACTGGCCGTGCCGCTGGTGGCCGGCAAGGAGGAGAGCGAAATGGACGCCATCTTCAAGCCGGCCCCGGAGGGGAAAGAGCCGCAGAGGGCTCAGGAAGGGAACTCCACAGCCTGA
- a CDS encoding CBS domain-containing protein — translation MTAKTALGAGRGDNVIKTASDIMTRSVICAGPQETVNSLINTFLDHRISCAPVVDESGSLVGIVTKTDILAHIVHLDLDLTLKVALKDVLGARADSSGIEVSSVSDLKVSDIMTRQAITAEESTPVKNLAEMMIEHGIHRIVITRDGAISGILSTLDLLYFIAEKEKHG, via the coding sequence GTGACCGCGAAAACGGCCCTCGGGGCCGGGAGAGGGGACAACGTGATCAAGACCGCCAGCGACATCATGACCCGCAGCGTGATCTGCGCCGGGCCGCAGGAGACGGTGAACAGCCTGATCAACACCTTCCTCGACCACCGGATAAGCTGCGCCCCGGTGGTGGATGAGAGTGGGAGCCTGGTCGGGATCGTGACCAAGACCGATATTCTGGCCCATATCGTGCATCTGGACCTGGACCTGACCCTGAAAGTGGCGCTCAAGGATGTGCTGGGGGCGCGGGCGGACAGCAGCGGGATCGAGGTCAGCTCGGTCTCCGACCTCAAGGTCAGCGACATCATGACCCGTCAGGCGATCACCGCCGAGGAATCCACGCCGGTCAAGAATCTGGCCGAGATGATGATCGAGCACGGTATCCACCGGATCGTGATCACCCGGGACGGGGCGATAAGCGGAATCCTGAGCACCCTCGACCTGCTGTATTTCATCGCCGAGAAGGAAAAGCATGGCTGA
- a CDS encoding glutamine amidotransferase produces the protein MSRIYYVGDWAVQCGPVYAETPFNYAFKGLETINYGKWLKAALEADGRHSVNSVPTWDFYMLGPGEYEKILDEYDVVVFSDVEAKNFQLAPNFFNHRLFGTRVLTFPDRIRLTLEAVKGGKGLMLLGGWLSFNGEMGKGGWGRTGLRELLPVGCLETEDLVESTEGFTARATIKGAGALGGLDFGGFPPILGYNRTRPLPDSDILLEVAQTGDPLLAKRSFGQGQVLAYMSDPAPHWGCNFVFWDRYSEFWLRCLDLVLGR, from the coding sequence ATGTCCAGAATCTACTACGTGGGTGACTGGGCCGTGCAGTGTGGGCCGGTCTACGCCGAAACGCCGTTCAACTACGCGTTCAAGGGCCTCGAGACGATCAATTACGGCAAGTGGCTCAAAGCCGCCCTGGAAGCGGATGGACGCCACAGCGTGAACTCGGTGCCCACCTGGGATTTCTACATGCTGGGCCCGGGGGAATACGAAAAGATACTTGATGAGTACGACGTTGTCGTTTTCAGCGACGTGGAGGCGAAAAATTTCCAGCTCGCCCCCAACTTTTTCAACCACCGCCTGTTCGGCACAAGAGTGCTGACTTTCCCGGACCGTATCCGCCTGACCCTGGAGGCGGTCAAAGGCGGCAAGGGCCTGATGCTGCTGGGCGGCTGGCTTTCGTTCAACGGCGAGATGGGCAAGGGCGGCTGGGGACGCACCGGGCTGCGCGAACTGTTGCCCGTGGGCTGCCTGGAGACCGAGGACCTGGTTGAAAGCACCGAGGGGTTCACCGCGCGGGCCACAATCAAAGGCGCGGGCGCGCTGGGCGGGCTGGATTTCGGCGGCTTCCCGCCGATCCTGGGCTACAACCGAACCCGTCCCCTGCCGGACAGCGATATCCTCCTCGAGGTGGCCCAGACCGGCGACCCGCTGTTAGCGAAACGCTCTTTCGGGCAGGGCCAGGTGCTGGCCTACATGAGCGACCCGGCCCCGCACTGGGGCTGTAATTTCGTGTTCTGGGACCGCTACAGCGAGTTCTGGCTGCGCTGCCTCGATCTGGTGCTGGGGCGCTGA
- a CDS encoding polysaccharide deacetylase family protein, which produces MTTFRSCLLACAAMQLCLTLPARVLAAGADTFRWPGTARAAVCFTYDDGIDQQIDIAARDLENAGMRGTFFVPGSSGSLARRLDDWRALAARGHELGNHTLFHPCIGQRPDGSRYDWVLPEYDMGAYSLRRMLDEIRVSNTLLQAVDGRTRRTYAAPCNDTEAGGVSYLDSLAQMFVSCRIGSGIPEDMQSMDTFIGPVVSATNKDLKQLIEMAETAAAKGTVAAFCFHGVGGGHATNTPREVHQGLIDYLNAHRDRFWVATYIDMIDHVNAERKRLGWN; this is translated from the coding sequence ATGACAACGTTCCGCTCCTGTCTGCTGGCCTGCGCCGCCATGCAGCTTTGCCTGACCCTGCCCGCGCGTGTCCTGGCAGCCGGGGCAGACACTTTCCGTTGGCCCGGCACGGCCAGGGCGGCGGTCTGTTTCACCTATGACGACGGGATCGACCAGCAGATCGATATCGCCGCCCGGGACCTGGAGAACGCCGGAATGCGGGGCACGTTTTTCGTGCCGGGCTCCTCGGGAAGCCTGGCGCGGAGGCTCGATGACTGGCGGGCGCTGGCCGCGCGGGGCCACGAGCTGGGCAACCACACCCTGTTCCACCCCTGCATAGGCCAGCGGCCGGACGGCTCGCGCTACGACTGGGTCCTGCCCGAATACGACATGGGCGCCTATTCGCTGCGCCGCATGCTGGATGAGATCCGGGTCAGCAACACCCTGCTCCAGGCGGTGGACGGCCGCACGCGGCGCACCTACGCCGCCCCCTGCAACGACACCGAGGCGGGCGGGGTCTCGTACCTGGACAGTCTGGCGCAGATGTTCGTCTCCTGCCGCATCGGCAGCGGCATCCCCGAGGACATGCAGAGCATGGACACTTTCATCGGTCCGGTGGTCTCGGCCACGAACAAGGACCTGAAGCAACTGATAGAGATGGCTGAGACCGCCGCCGCCAAGGGCACGGTGGCGGCGTTCTGTTTTCACGGCGTGGGCGGCGGCCACGCCACCAACACCCCGCGCGAGGTGCACCAGGGCCTGATCGATTACCTCAACGCCCACCGTGACCGTTTCTGGGTCGCCACTTATATCGACATGATCGACCACGTGAACGCCGAGCGCAAGCGCCTGGGCTGGAACTGA
- a CDS encoding SIMPL domain-containing protein (The SIMPL domain is named for its presence in mouse protein SIMPL (signalling molecule that associates with mouse pelle-like kinase). Bacterial member BP26, from Brucella, was shown to assemble into a channel-like structure, while YggE from E. coli has been associated with resistance to oxidative stress.) — MNAKSASIVALGLIAAALTFGLLFKSAQSGPRTVRVVGSADKMFDTDILKWSLELGRQSSGAKVTAEYAALRTDLAEVSRRLEGIGVPSTDIVVSPPVSYPTFRNDGQVVGYQISQTLNVISHQVEAVEKLALSPEEALSEGTVLRSSRLEYFYSGEEQLKHELLSVAAQDARSRAEAIASSSGLHAGAIREARAGVFQITEPYSTEVQDYGVHNTSSKKKQVRVTVHAEFELE; from the coding sequence CTGCTGTTCAAGTCGGCGCAAAGCGGGCCGCGCACGGTGCGGGTGGTGGGCAGCGCGGACAAGATGTTCGACACGGACATCCTCAAGTGGAGCCTGGAGCTGGGCCGCCAGAGCAGCGGGGCCAAGGTCACGGCGGAGTACGCCGCCCTGCGCACCGACCTGGCCGAGGTCTCGCGCCGTCTGGAGGGAATCGGGGTGCCCTCCACGGACATCGTGGTCAGCCCGCCGGTCAGCTACCCCACGTTCCGTAATGACGGGCAGGTGGTGGGCTACCAGATCAGCCAGACCCTGAACGTGATCTCGCACCAGGTGGAGGCGGTGGAAAAGCTGGCGCTCAGCCCGGAGGAGGCGCTGAGCGAGGGGACAGTGCTGCGCTCCAGCCGGCTGGAGTATTTCTATTCCGGGGAGGAGCAGCTCAAGCACGAGTTGCTGAGCGTGGCGGCCCAGGACGCCCGCAGCCGGGCCGAGGCGATCGCCTCCAGCTCGGGCCTTCACGCCGGGGCGATCCGCGAGGCGCGAGCCGGGGTGTTCCAGATCACAGAGCCCTATTCCACCGAGGTGCAGGATTACGGAGTCCACAACACGAGCAGCAAGAAAAAGCAGGTGCGGGTGACAGTACACGCCGAGTTCGAACTGGAATGA